The Tenebrio molitor chromosome 3, icTenMoli1.1, whole genome shotgun sequence genome contains a region encoding:
- the LOC138126957 gene encoding lysosomal acid lipase/cholesteryl ester hydrolase-like — MDASVVLLIIIFPLGVVCINFKNNICSKLPDYHIAAFSNNCNYNPDVLSTVPEIVERHGYNIKKHSATTDDGYILTVFRVTSKDKEPTKSPVFVQHGVVTNSANWVDISNRSLAFRLADKGYDVWLGNIRGSTYSNKHKSLNVNVPKYWDFNLDVMAQKDIPSQLQIVANKTGKAGEIIYIGHSMGTTLIFMYASEYPEETRELIQGFVTLAPVAYLNGVPLIEVVKPLVLLVIKMLDVINVRGILYQEKLIHRLFTSFCKNVSPTGCVELINLFGGKSVQFAPEDLPLFTSNWPSGVSIYALKQYLQIAQSKKFQKFDYGKRKNQKMYGQSEPPTYALSNINVPARLLYGTQDSLYLSQNIDRLFKEIGSTNKEKYPTPPDNKDDAFSHIDFIFSEYMEKNLYEKLFQILDSQFQEN, encoded by the exons ATGGACGCAAGTGTGGtgcttttaattattatttttccgttAGGTGTAGTTTgcattaatttcaaaaacaacaTCTGCAGCAAGTTACCAGACTACCATATTGCTGCTTTTAGCAATAATTGCAATTACAACCCCGACGTGTTATCCACTGTT CCGGAGATTGTCGAGAGGCATggttataacataaaaaaacattctgCGACTACTGATGATGGATATATCTTAACTGTGTTCAGAGTCACTTCAAAAGATAAAGAACCAACAAAATCTCCAGTTTTTGTCCAACATGGAGTTGTCACAAATTCAGCAAATTGGGTCGACATCTCCAACAGATCACTTG CATTTAGACTAGCCGACAAAGGCTACGATGTCTGGTTGGGAAATATAAGAGGAAGTACTTATTCAAATAAGCACAAATCTCTTAACGTGAACGTGCCAAAATATTGGGATTTTAA TTTAGATGTAATGGCACAGAAAGATATACCAAGTCAATTGCAAATTGTTGCTAATAAGACAGGAAAAGCTGGAGAGATTATTTATATTGGTCACTCGATGGGTACGACTCTGATTTTCATGTACGCCTCAGAGTACCCCGAAGAAACTCGAGAATTAATTCAAGGATTTGTTACTCTTGCACCAGTCGCCTACTTAAATGGGGTACCCTTAATTGAAGTCGTCAAACCATTGGTCTTGTTGGTAATA AAAATGTTAGACGTTATCAACGTCAGAGGAATCTTATATCAggaaaagttaattcacagaCTCTTCACTAGTTTTTGCAAGAACGTAAGCCCTACTGGTTGTGTTGAGTTAATCAATTTGTTTGGCGGAAAATCTGTTCAATTTGCACCT GAGGATTTGCCGTTGTTTACGAGTAATTGGCCAAGTGGTGTCTCTATTTATGCGCTAAAGCAGTACTTGCAAATTgcacaaagtaaaaaatttcagaAGTTCGACTATGGTAAACGTAAAAATCAGAAAATGTATGGACAATCAGAACCTCCGACTTATGCTTTGTCTAATATAAATGTACCGGCACGTCTACTTTACGGCACACAAGACAGCTTGTACTTGTCACAG AATATTGACAGACTCTTTAAGGAAATTGGCAGCACCAATAAGGAAAAATATCCAACTCCACCAGATAATAAGGATGACGCTTTTAGTCACATCGACTTTATCTTCTCGGAATATATGGAGAAGAACTTGTACGAAAAGTTGTTTCAGATTTTAGATTCACAATTCcaagagaattaa
- the LOC138126961 gene encoding lysosomal acid lipase/cholesteryl ester hydrolase-like, whose protein sequence is MVERHGYNVKRHSTTTDDGYILTVFRVTSKSKEPTKFPVFVQHGIVTNSANWVDISNRSLAFRLADEGYDVWLGNIRGSTYSNKHKSLNVNMPEYWNFNLDTMAQKDIPSQLKLVANETGKAGEIIYIGHSMGTTLIFMYASEYPEETRELIQGLVALAPVVYLNGVPLIELVKPLASLIIKMLNIINVKGLLYHEVLVHRLFTNFCKNVAPIVCGQLINLIGGKSVQFSPEDLPLFTSYWPGGVSIYPLEQYLQIAQSKKFQKFDHGKRKNKKIYGQSEPPTYVLSNINVPARLLYGTQDGLFLPQV, encoded by the exons ATGGTCGAGAGGCATGGTTATAACGTCAAAAGACATTCTACGACTACTGATGATGGATATATCTTAACTGTGTTCAGAGTCACTTCTAAAAGTAAAGAACCAACAAAATTTCCAGTTTTTGTCCAACATGGAATTGTCACAAATTCAGCAAATTGGGTCGACATCTCCAACAGATCACTTG cATTTAGACTAGCCGATGAAGGATACGATGTCTGGTTGGGAAATATAAGAGGAAGTACTTACTCAAATAAGCACAAATCTCTTAACGTGAACATGCCAGAATATTGGAATTTTAA TTTAGATACAATGGCACAGAAAGATATACCGAGTCAATTGAAACTTGTTGCTAATGAGACCGGCAAAGCTGGAGAGATTATTTATATTGGTCACTCGATGGGTACGACTTTGATTTTCATGTACGCCTCAGAGTACCCCGAAGAAACTCGAGAATTAATTCAAGGATTAGTTGCTCTTGCACCAGTTGTTTACTTAAATGGGGTACCCTTAATTGAACTTGTCAAACCATTGGCCTCTTTGATAATA aaaatgttaaatattatCAACGTCAAAGGACTCTTGTACCACGAAGTCTTAGTTCACAGACTATTCACTAATTTTTGCAAGAACGTGGCTCCTATTGTTTGTGGTCAGTTAATCAACTTGATTGGTGGAAAATCTGTTCAGTTTTCACCT GAAGATTTGCCATTGTTTACGAGTTATTGGCCAGGTGGTGTCTCTATTTATCCGCTAGAGCAGTACTTGCAAATTgcacaaagtaaaaaattccagaagttCGACCATGGCAAacgaaaaaataagaaaatttatgGACAATCAGAACCTCCGACTTATGTTTTGTCTAATATAAATGTACCAGCACGTCTACTGTACGGCACACAAGACGGCCTGTTTTTACCACAGGTATGA
- the LOC138125708 gene encoding uncharacterized protein, whose protein sequence is MARRYHYNVETYNVLTDDRYILTVFRINKYQPTKPPVFIQHGIVSSSAPWVDIANRSIAFQLADKGYDVWLGNLRGSTYSNLHESLNVDMPEYWNFNMDVLVQQDIPIQLNLVSQVTGRPGEIIFIGHSMGATLIFMHGAEFPQENQNLIQGIVALAPVTYLHGVPLMELAAPFFFILSSILPYFHITGLFYWEDPIHTIFTFFCTNVFPPGCLLFINLLFGRTVQFPPEDLPLFTSYWPSGVSLHVLEHYFQITASHRFQKFDYGEKLNMRVYGQSNPPIYNLSDVRVPVRFFYGESDNLYDGQNLQRMFNEIGSTNKDKYSAPSPDIEQDFNHFDFLYSQYMDRNLYDKLFHVLESQFHESICTVKHSKMDATVVFLIIFPLGVICVNFKNNACSNFPYYYIAAFSDHCSYNPDVLSTVPAMVERHGYNVKRHSTTTDDGYILTVFRVTSKNKEPTKSPVFIQHGITLNSANWVDISNRSLAFRLADEGYDVWLGNIRGTTYSNKHKSLNVNMSEYWNFNLDTMAQKDIPSQLKLVANETGKAGHIFYIGYSMGATVAFMYASEYPEESQKLIQGLVALAPVVYLNGIRKIELVKPLILSVIKFLSVKNVKGLFYHETYIHTYLNRFCKNVAPIGCAQLLNWIFGKSVQFQPEDLLLLFSYFPTGTSIYEFEQYVQIAQSKNFQKFDYGKEKNVEIYGQSEPPTYNLSKIKLPVRLLYGEEDSLTSQENVDRLYKEVGSTNKEKYPTPVNNKNEAYNHIDFIYSKYLEKNLYEKLFEILDSQFQEN, encoded by the exons ATGGCGAGAAGATATCACTATAACGTAGAAACATACAATGTACTCACTGACGATCGATATATCTTGACCGTCTTTAGAATCAACAAATATCAACCAACAAAACCTCCTGTGTTTATCCAACATGGAATTGTCTCGAGTTCGGCTCCTTGGGTCGATATTGCCAACAGATCAATTG CATTTCAACTAGCTGACAAAGGATACGACGTCTGGTTGGGAAATCTGAGAGGAAGCACTTACTCGAATCTACATGAAAGTCTAAATGTGGACATGCCAGAATATTggaattttaa TATGGATGTGTTGGTACAACAGGACATTCCAATTCAATTGAATCTTGTTTCTCAGGTCACGGGAAGACCTGGAGAAATTATCTTCATTGGACACTCCATGGGTGCCACTTTGATTTTCATGCACGGTGCGGAATTTCCCCaagaaaatcagaatttgattCAGGGAATTGTTGCACTTGCTCCAGTTACTTATCTACATGGGGTACCCCTCATGGAACTGGCTGCaccatttttctttattctcagt agtattttacCTTATTTTCACATCACTGGATTATTCTATTGGGAAGACCCCATTCacacaatatttacatttttttgtacaaatgTGTTCCCCCCTGGTTGTCTGCTTTTCATCAACCTTCTTTTTGGGCGAACTGTGCAGTTTCCACCC gaGGATTTGCCTCTCTTTACAAGTTATTGGCCGAGTGGAGTCTCCCTTCACGTGTTGGAACATTATTTTCAGATCACTGCAAGTCACAGGTTTCAGAAATTTGATTACGGTGAAAAACTGAACATGAGAGTGTACGGACAATCAAATCCgcccatttataatttatcaGATGTGAGAGTGCCAGTACGATTCTTTTATGGAGAGAGCGACAATCTATACGACGGCCAA AATCTACAGAGAATGTTTAATGAAATTGGTAGTACCAATAAAGACAAATATTCAGCTCCCTCGCCTGACATCGAACAAGATTTTAACCATTTCGATTTCCTTTATTCACAATATATGGACAGGAATTTATATGACAAGTTGTTCCACGTTCTTGAGTCCCAATTCCATGAGAGT ATTTGTACtgtaaaacattcaaaaatgGACGCAACAGTGGtgtttttaatcatttttccCTTGGGTGTAATTTGTGTAAACTTCAAAAACAACGCCTGCAGTAATTTTCCATACTACTATATTGCTGCTTTTAGCGATCATTGCAGTTACAACCCCGACGTGTTGTCCACTGTT CCGGCGATGGTCGAAAGGCATGGTTATAACGTAAAAAGACATTCTACGACTACTGATGATGGATATATTTTAACTGTATTCAgagtcacttcaaaaaataaagaacCAACAAAATCTCCAGTTTTTATCCAACATGGAATTACCCTAAATTCAGCAAATTGGGTAGACATCTCCAACAGATCACTTG CATTTAGACTAGCCGACGAAGGCTACGATGTCTGGTTGGGAAATATAAGAGGAACTACTTATTCAAATAAACACAAATCTCTTAACGTGAACATGTCAGAATATTGGAATTTTAA TTTAGATACAATGGCGCAGAAAGATATACCAAGTCAATTGAAGCTTGTTGCTAATGAAACAGGAAAAGCTGgacacattttttatattggaTACTCGATGGGTGCGACTGTGGCTTTCATGTACGCCTCGGAGTACCCCGAAGaaagtcaaaaattaattcaggGATTAGTTGCTCTTGCCCCAGTTGTTTACTTAAATGGAATACGAAAAATTGAACTTGTCAAACCATTGATTTTGTCGGTCATC AAATTTTTGAGTGTTAAGAACGTCAAAGGACTTTTTTACCACGAAACCTATATTCACACATATTTGAACAGGTTTTGCAAGAATGTGGCTCCGATTGGTTGCGCTCAGTTACTCAATTGGATTTTTGGAAAAAGTGTGCAATTTCAACCT gaaGATTTGTTATTGCTTTTCAGCTATTTCCCAACTGGCACCTCTATTTATGAGTTCGAGCAGTATGTTCAAATTGCACAGAGTAAAAACTTTCAGAAATTCGACTACGGGAAAGAAAAGAATGTGGAAATTTATGGGCAATCAGAACCTCCAACTTATAAtttatctaaaataaaattaccagTACGGCTCCTCTACGGAGAAGAAGACAGTCTGACCTCGCAAGAG aatgtTGATAGACTGTATAAGGAAGTTGGTAGCACCAATAAGGAAAAATATCCAACTCcagtaaataacaaaaatgaagCATACAATCATATCGACTTTATTTACTCGAAATATTTGGAGAAGAATTTGTATGAAAAGTTGTTTGAGATTTTAGACTCACAGTTTCAAGAGAATTAA